In Nostoc edaphicum CCNP1411, the sequence ATGGGGCAGTAATTGCGATCGCTCAAAAAGATATCAAGCGCATGGTAGCATACAGTTCCGTCGGTCACATGGGCTATATCTTGCTAGCTGGTGCTGCTAGTACTCCTTTAGCACTCGTGGGTGCAGTAGCCCAAATGTTCAGCCACGGCATCATCCTGGCGATTCTCTTCCACTTGGTGGGAGTCGTAGAAGCGAAAGTTGGTACACGTGAGTTAGATAAACTCAATGGTTTAATGAGTCCCATACGCGGTATACCCTTAATTAGCGCTTTATTAGTTTTAAGTGGAATGGCTAGCGCAGGTATTCCCGGTTTAACAGGATTTATCGCCGAATTTCTCGTCTTTCAAGGCAGTTTCTCTGCTTTTCCCATCCCGACAATTTTGTGTGTAGTAGCTAGTGGATTAACCGCAGTTTATTTTGTCATTCTCCTCAACCGCACCTGTTTTGGCAGACTGGATAACTTAGCTTACTATCCCAAAGTCCTATGGTCTGAGAAAATCCCAGCTTTAATTTTGGCAGCCTTTATCATCTTTTTAGGAGTACAACCCACTTGGTTAGTGCGTTGGAGTGAATCTACAACTACAACAATGGTGGCTGCAATTCCCTCCTTAGAAAAAACCGTAATCTCTGAAGTAGCGCTGAAATAGGAAATAAATCAAAACACTTGTAGAGACGGCGATTTATCGCGTCTCAAAACCTATCCGCCCAGACGCAATTTATCGCATCTCAAAACCTATCCCTCAGACGCGATAAATCGCGTCTCTACAAATTTAGAATTACCATGACAGCAATTAAAACAGCAATTAAATTACCTCCTTCCAAACATGAATTTTCTGAAGTAATTCACCGCTTAGAAGCAGGCGGTGCAATGTTACCCGATACCCCAGAAAATTTGATGCAAATCATCGGTTTATATAAAGCTTATGCTGTGCCGATGGATTTCTACTGGCGTGACCTACTTTATATTGCCGAACGCGAATTTTTAAACCCGCTTCCCTTCTTTAAATACTTCTTACCCAAAGAGTATTTAGAATTGCATAATCATTATGCTGGTGATGATGCCGATTTGCGAATTTGGCGTGGCGAAGCTACTGCACATCCAGAACTTTTGGCATTTATCGAGAAGGGTGAAACCTTCAAAATGCCGAAGTTATTGCATCACTTGTTCCACGATCGCATTAACATGGAATTTGCTGAAGCCTGTATGCGGGCGATGTTGTGGCATAGAGGTATGGGTGGACAATTTGACCCTTACCTAGATTCAGACGAATACAAAGCCAACGCCGACAGAGCAATTAAAGCTTACTTCCAAGGGAACCCCGTCATGCTGGGACTTTACAAGCTGTTCCCCGATATGTTTTTGGAACAGTGCCGCCAGATGTCATACTACGCTAATCTGGGCTTATTCTGGGAAATCATGGCCCCGGTATTCTTTGAAATGTCCGACCGCTATGACGAAGGTACGATTAGCAGCGTCCCAGAGGCGATGAATTTTTTAGTTAATGGTATATTTGCGATCGCAGGTCGTCCCATTTACCATCACGTTTATATTCGTGGCGAATGCTACGAAATTGTGCCAAAATCCAAGGGTTTCATGTGGCTATATGAAGCCGCATTACCATACGTCGAAGCTGTTTTCTACCGCACCGCACCCTTCCGCGGCACAAAATCTTATAATGCTCAAGCGCGTCAAGTACCAGAAAACCAAAAAGACTTTCACTATGGTATTCTTTACGCTGATGTATTCCCAGTCGGTACTGCTGGCATCCCCCCCACATTATTAATGCAAGATATGCTGCATTTTTTACCACCATATCTTGTTGATTACTACAGCCAACATTGCCGGGGTGAAGAAGATATGTTGATTCAGTTGGGAGTTAGTTTTCAACGGTCAATGTACTGTGTTACTTCTGCGGTAATTCAAGCTTTGCGAACTGCACTTTTATATCCTTTAGATGACCAAAATCCCAAGCATTTACAAGCTAATCGAGATTTTTTTGAGATGCAGTTAAATCGCTTTACTCGACCCGAATATAACATTCGTGATGCTGCTCGTTTGGGAAGTATTCAAAGTCAAGATTATAGATGAGAGATCCCTCCAACCCCCCTTAAAAAGGCTACGGTGTATACACAAGTCTCAAATAGTTTACTCACCTATTTTTTCGCGTCAGTTTTACCCCACCCTAACCCTCCCCTTGCAAAGGGGAGGGAACTAGATTTTCTATTTCCCCCCTTGGAAAGGGGGGATTAAGGGGGGTAATTTGACTTGTGTATACACCGTAGCTTAAAAAGGGAAGGGGGGCTTAATTCAAAAAGGTTTGCTCTTATTCCCCCTTTGAAGGGTGGCTAGCGAGGATATTATTGCTACCCAATCTACAATTCTTCTTGACTGGATAATACTCCTGAAATACTCGTCAATTCCATAATTCTCTCAAACTGAAAATCATGAGCTAAATTTTTAATAAAAGTTTGCAGTACTGCATTTTCTGAAGGTATTTGCTCAATCAATTCTAAAATCAGATCATCACTACATTGGGCGGCGGCGGTGTACACTTCTTTCACCCATTCCGGCGACATTTCCGCGAATAGAGTCACTAAATCTGTATAGGTCAACATTGATTCTATTTCCTGTTGCGTTGCATCTACTATCTGATAGCTTTCTTCTTGATAAATATATTGAACTCCTAAATATTCGCTCAATTTTTCTAATAATTTTTCCTCGCGGAAAGGCTTGTTAATATAATCATCACAACCCGCTTTGATCATTACCTCTCGTTGTTCCTCAAAGGCATTAGCGGTTAAGGCGATAATAATGGTTTTGCAATTTTCGATTGAGGTTTCTTCTCTAGCTTTAATAATTCTTGTGGCTTCATAGCCGTCCATAATCGGCATCCGCATATCCATTAAGATTAGCTGTGGTTGCCATGTCTGCCAAAGTGCGATCGCTTCTTGACCATTGGTCGCTTCTTGGACTGCAAAACCGATAGATGTCAGAATTTTCATTAGCACTAAACGGCTGTCTGTAGAGTCATCAACCACCAAGATGCGGTATTCGCTTTGGGCAGACGCTAAACTAATAACTTGGCGTCTAGTTTTTTTGATCTGGATTTCGCTAGCTTCGGCTAGACCAATTTGAATATCAAAAGTAAATTTACTTCCCTCGCCAACAGTGCTGGTAACGCTAACATCTCCCCCCATTAGTTGCACGTATTTGCGGCTGATTGCTAAACCTAATCCCGTTCCCTGTTGAGATTTCCTTCCGGTTTCAGTTTGCCCAAAAGCTTCAAATAGCAAGTCAATTTCTTCTGGGGCAATACCGCGACCAGTATCTTCTACCTCGAAGATTAGGGATTGGGGACAAGAGGTAGAGGGGCAGGGGGAAGGGTGCAGAGGAGAGGAATTTTCCCCCTGTTCGCTGCTCTCTGCTCCCCACTTCTCCTGCCCCATGCCTACATACAGCATCACCTTTCCAGTATCGGTAAATTTGATCGCATTTCCCAGGAGGTTAAGCAAAATTTGACGCAGTTTACTTTCGTCAGCTTGGATGTATTGGGGAAGGTGAGATGTATATTCAAAGGCCAATTCTAATCCTTTAGATGTGGCACGGAAGCGCAACATCTCTTTGAGATTTTCCAACAGGCGAATTAAGTCAAAACTGTTGAGATTTAATGTGATTCTGCCGGCTTCAATTTTAGACATTTCCAGAATGTCGTTAATCAAGTTGAGGAGATGTTCGCCGGCCCGATTGATGATTGTTAGATTTTGCTGATTTTCAGTAGATAAATTACGATCATGGCTCATGACTTGGGTAAAACCAAGGATGGCATTGAGTGGGGTACGCAGTTCGTGGCTCATGTTGGCGAGGAATTCGCTTTTGGCGCGGTTGGCAGCATCAGCAATAATCACAGCTTCTTGCAATGCCTGTGACTGCCTTTGAGTTTGCGCTAGTAATTGTGCCTGCTGTAAAGCAACACCTAACTGATTACCAATTTGAACTACGATGTTGATTTCTTCTGATTTCCATTGGCGGGAATCGGAATTTTGATAACTCGCCAGTAATCCCCAAAGCTGAGTACCATACAAAATGGGGACAATAATGTAGGCTTTTGCCTGAAAGCGCTCTAAGAGTTTGATATAAGCAGGATGAAACTCAGCGTTGTAAATGTCTGGGACACAGCGGAAACTTGCACCTTGGGTTGCTTGCAAATAAGGATCTTCCAGTTGGTTATCCGCGCTATCCAAAATTTTCGCTAGGCAATGGCCATCTTGTAAGACACCCTCTGTGAGATGTGGATGATTGTTGTGTTCTTCTATTAGAGAAATCCAACCGTTACCCACCGACTCGGAGACAAATTCGCCACTCCATTGGGGATTGAAACGATAGACAACAACCCGATCGCAGTTGAGTACTTGGCGTAATTCTTCGGTTGTAGCCGCAAATATCGTCTCTAAATCCAGTGTTTGGCGCATTCTTTGAATCACTTGGGCGATCGCTCTTTCGCGTTCTGCACTCTCACGCAGGGCTTCTTCGGCTAACTTTCTCTCGGTAATATCTGTAATTGTACCGATGTAACCTTTAATTTTTCCATCTTCGCCAAATTCTGGTAGAGCCTGACAAATTACCCAGACGACTGCACTATCAGCACGCAAAAAACGATGCTCGTACTTATACATTTTTTGAGCGGTTCTTGCTTGATTCCATAACAACAAGAACTGTTCTCGGTCGTCTGGATGTACGGCATTTGCCCAACCTGTTCCCAGAGATTCTTCTAAACTGCATCCAGTAATCTCACTCCAGCGTTGATTAAAATATAAGGCATTGCCATCTACGTCAGCGTGAAATATACAAGCTGGTGAGGCTTCTGCTAGAAGTTGATATCGCTGCTGACCTGACTGCAAAGCTAGTTCTGCTAATTTGCGATCGTTAATGTCTGCCCAATAACCAACGCATTCTATAGGATAGTTAGCTTCGTCATAAATTAACCTCATCTTTTCGTAGAACCAGTGATAAGTTCCATCAGCGTGTAACCAGCGGTATTCGTAGGAAATGTATTCCTGCTCAATCAGCTCCTTAAATTTTTCTGAGATGAGTTTAATATCTTGTGGGTGGACGTGATGAAGCCAGAAACTAGAATTTTCAATAAAAACACGCGCTTCGTAGCCCACCATTTCTTTAACGTTCTCACTGATAAAGGTCGTGCTACAATCCTCTGATGTTTTGCTGCTATAAATGACTACAGGGCTAGAGGTGAGCAGATATTGTAGGCGTTCGTTAGCTAAACGCAGTTCTTGTTCGACCTGTTTACGATAGCTAATTTCTACTAAAACTGTGCCGACACCAGAGGGGCGATCGTCTTCTCCAGGAATCGGAAAATAAGAAGCTAAGAAGTGGCGGATAACATTTGGTTGTTGAATTGATGCGCTGCTTAATTCTTGATTGAGAATGGGTTTACCTGTCAATAAAACCTGTTGATAAATTGGTTCTACTAGGGGGGACATCTGGGGTAAGACTTCATAAATTCTCTGGCCAATATGATCTTGCTGGGGTAGTCCATTAATCTCCGCTAGCAGTTGGTTGATTTGCACAAACCGCAGTTGATTATCTACGATATTCATGCCAACGGGGGCACTACTAAAAAAGGCATTGAGGCGAGCTTCTCTGAGTGCTAGTTCTTGTTCTAGGGTTTTGCGCTCAATCAACCCACCCAACTGAGCAGCAACAGCACTGACTAGCAAAAGCAAACGTCGATCTACCAATACTGAACTACGTTTAAAAAATACTAAAACTGCTAATACTTGCTTTCCAGAGACTATGGGAACACCAAAACCAGCTTTTAATCCTACTTTGGCTGCTTGTCGCGATCGCAAAAAAATTGGTTGTGTAACTTTAGAAACATCTTCTATCCATTCTGGTTCCTGGCTCTGCCAAACTCTTCCTGGTAGTCCCACTCCCAAAGGAAATTTCACGGCTTGACTTTGGCGGCAGAATTCTTCTAAGCTGCTCTGCTCACCGTACCAGCCCAGACTGTGTTCTAAAACAGTTCTGTCTTCATTAGGTGTCCACGCTTCACCAAAATCCCAGCCAATGGTATGACAAATTAAGCGCAATACCACCATTAAGGCGCTGTTGACATTACTACTGCGAGTGATGGCTTGGGTTGTCAACAGTAACAAACGACTTTCATTTTCTGCCTGCTTGCGTTCAGTAATATCTTTGGCGGTGCCTAGTACGTACCATTGCCCATAAATCTTGATCATTTCCGCACTCAAAAGTGTTGTCCTGATTTCTCCTGTTGAAGTGCAGACATCAATCTCATAGTTGCGGATGGCTTTTGTTTGTTGCAAGATATGGGTGAGAAAATTATATTCTTCTGGATTCACCCAAATATTCAATTCTTGATCGGTGCGATTGATCACCTGAGAACGAGAATAACCAAAAAATCGACAAAAGCTGTCGTTAACTTCGACATAGCGTTTATTGAGAACAGTAATTAAGGCAATTGGATCGGGAGATGACCGAAAAGCTGATGCTAACTTTTCTTCAGAAGCCCGTCGCGCTGCTTCTGCGCGTTGGCGTTCTTTTGCCTCCAACACCAAGGATGTTAAATTGCCCAGAGAGCGAGCGAAATTTTGATCTTCTAGCGTCCAATGATGAGTAACTCCCACTGCTTCCAGACATAAAACTCCCACAGTCTTTCCCTCCAGCCTAATGGGTGTATCGAGTATAGAAGTGATGTTTAATCTTGAGTAAGACGCAGAAAATTCTTTAGTTCTAGAATCTGTATGAGCATCATCCGCGGCGATTGGTTGGTCTTGCTGCAAAGCTGCAAAATAAGCTGGATAGTCGGCTGCTGATAAGGAAAGTCCTTCACTATGTTGATTGCGACTGGCCTCAAATAGATCAAAACACTGAATTTTCATGCCTGTTTCGTCATAGAGCCAAATACTGGTTCGCTCCACCCCAATATTCTTGACAGCCGTTTCAGTGATTTTACACAAAGCTGCTTTTAAGTCACCCTGATAAAGTGTTTGATTTTGCGCCAGTTGTGTTAGCACTAGATTATGATTGCGGAGCTTAATCGTGCTTTCTTGGAGTAATTTTTCTACTCCTCGACGCTGTGTAATATTACTAGCAGTGCCTGTCATACCTATAACCAGACCTTCTTCATTGTGTAATGCGATCGCATTAAACATCAGATAAAGTAAGGTACCATCTTTAGCTACACAGCTAGTTTCATGTTGAAAGATCGGTTTTCCCTGAAGAACGCAGTCAAAGGCTACTTTATCTTGAGCAACTTGTGTAGGCGAGATGAAATCAGTCAAGGCACGCCCGATCATTTCTTGGGGTTCGTAGCCATAAATCTGCTTCACTGCCGGGTTAACAAAGGTAATTAGTCCATCAATATCTACCGACCAAATCATATCCTGGGATGTTTCTACTAGGTGGCGATATTGACTTTCACTCTTCTTCAGGGCAGCTTCGACTAAAAGGCATTCGCTTTGATAAACTTCTCTGCAAAAGGCTTTGCTAATGTTAGGGGGAATTTCTTTAAAAATATCTTCTATTTGTCTGTTACAAATATTTAAATTAGCTACAATCTGTTGACGCTTTTCAATCTCCTGTTGCAGTTGAGCATTTTGCTCTTTTAACTGTTTTTTCAGTCTTTGGATGGTGAGTTGATTTTGTACGCGTAATAAAACTTCTGTAGTTTGGAATGGTTGAGTAATATAGTCAATATCGCCTAAATCAAAGATATTTATCTTTTCAGGTAATTCATCTAAAATACCGAAAAATATTATTGGAATATCTTGAGTTTTATTGTTAGCTTTCAAATGTTGAC encodes:
- a CDS encoding CO2 hydration protein encodes the protein MTAIKTAIKLPPSKHEFSEVIHRLEAGGAMLPDTPENLMQIIGLYKAYAVPMDFYWRDLLYIAEREFLNPLPFFKYFLPKEYLELHNHYAGDDADLRIWRGEATAHPELLAFIEKGETFKMPKLLHHLFHDRINMEFAEACMRAMLWHRGMGGQFDPYLDSDEYKANADRAIKAYFQGNPVMLGLYKLFPDMFLEQCRQMSYYANLGLFWEIMAPVFFEMSDRYDEGTISSVPEAMNFLVNGIFAIAGRPIYHHVYIRGECYEIVPKSKGFMWLYEAALPYVEAVFYRTAPFRGTKSYNAQARQVPENQKDFHYGILYADVFPVGTAGIPPTLLMQDMLHFLPPYLVDYYSQHCRGEEDMLIQLGVSFQRSMYCVTSAVIQALRTALLYPLDDQNPKHLQANRDFFEMQLNRFTRPEYNIRDAARLGSIQSQDYR
- a CDS encoding PAS domain S-box protein; this encodes MDAQKIKILLVDSNLENLHFLSDILQHQSYQVQSVISRQLAINTALAFLPDLLLLNVLMLDMDGYDICQHLKANNKTQDIPIIFFGILDELPEKINIFDLGDIDYITQPFQTTEVLLRVQNQLTIQRLKKQLKEQNAQLQQEIEKRQQIVANLNICNRQIEDIFKEIPPNISKAFCREVYQSECLLVEAALKKSESQYRHLVETSQDMIWSVDIDGLITFVNPAVKQIYGYEPQEMIGRALTDFISPTQVAQDKVAFDCVLQGKPIFQHETSCVAKDGTLLYLMFNAIALHNEEGLVIGMTGTASNITQRRGVEKLLQESTIKLRNHNLVLTQLAQNQTLYQGDLKAALCKITETAVKNIGVERTSIWLYDETGMKIQCFDLFEASRNQHSEGLSLSAADYPAYFAALQQDQPIAADDAHTDSRTKEFSASYSRLNITSILDTPIRLEGKTVGVLCLEAVGVTHHWTLEDQNFARSLGNLTSLVLEAKERQRAEAARRASEEKLASAFRSSPDPIALITVLNKRYVEVNDSFCRFFGYSRSQVINRTDQELNIWVNPEEYNFLTHILQQTKAIRNYEIDVCTSTGEIRTTLLSAEMIKIYGQWYVLGTAKDITERKQAENESRLLLLTTQAITRSSNVNSALMVVLRLICHTIGWDFGEAWTPNEDRTVLEHSLGWYGEQSSLEEFCRQSQAVKFPLGVGLPGRVWQSQEPEWIEDVSKVTQPIFLRSRQAAKVGLKAGFGVPIVSGKQVLAVLVFFKRSSVLVDRRLLLLVSAVAAQLGGLIERKTLEQELALREARLNAFFSSAPVGMNIVDNQLRFVQINQLLAEINGLPQQDHIGQRIYEVLPQMSPLVEPIYQQVLLTGKPILNQELSSASIQQPNVIRHFLASYFPIPGEDDRPSGVGTVLVEISYRKQVEQELRLANERLQYLLTSSPVVIYSSKTSEDCSTTFISENVKEMVGYEARVFIENSSFWLHHVHPQDIKLISEKFKELIEQEYISYEYRWLHADGTYHWFYEKMRLIYDEANYPIECVGYWADINDRKLAELALQSGQQRYQLLAEASPACIFHADVDGNALYFNQRWSEITGCSLEESLGTGWANAVHPDDREQFLLLWNQARTAQKMYKYEHRFLRADSAVVWVICQALPEFGEDGKIKGYIGTITDITERKLAEEALRESAERERAIAQVIQRMRQTLDLETIFAATTEELRQVLNCDRVVVYRFNPQWSGEFVSESVGNGWISLIEEHNNHPHLTEGVLQDGHCLAKILDSADNQLEDPYLQATQGASFRCVPDIYNAEFHPAYIKLLERFQAKAYIIVPILYGTQLWGLLASYQNSDSRQWKSEEINIVVQIGNQLGVALQQAQLLAQTQRQSQALQEAVIIADAANRAKSEFLANMSHELRTPLNAILGFTQVMSHDRNLSTENQQNLTIINRAGEHLLNLINDILEMSKIEAGRITLNLNSFDLIRLLENLKEMLRFRATSKGLELAFEYTSHLPQYIQADESKLRQILLNLLGNAIKFTDTGKVMLYVGMGQEKWGAESSEQGENSSPLHPSPCPSTSCPQSLIFEVEDTGRGIAPEEIDLLFEAFGQTETGRKSQQGTGLGLAISRKYVQLMGGDVSVTSTVGEGSKFTFDIQIGLAEASEIQIKKTRRQVISLASAQSEYRILVVDDSTDSRLVLMKILTSIGFAVQEATNGQEAIALWQTWQPQLILMDMRMPIMDGYEATRIIKAREETSIENCKTIIIALTANAFEEQREVMIKAGCDDYINKPFREEKLLEKLSEYLGVQYIYQEESYQIVDATQQEIESMLTYTDLVTLFAEMSPEWVKEVYTAAAQCSDDLILELIEQIPSENAVLQTFIKNLAHDFQFERIMELTSISGVLSSQEEL